One Glycine max cultivar Williams 82 chromosome 4, Glycine_max_v4.0, whole genome shotgun sequence DNA segment encodes these proteins:
- the LOC102662385 gene encoding uncharacterized protein: MCTKFLKDLVTKKGKYINNESIMVEAYCSAVIQRILPQKFKDPGSVAIPCSIVEVSVGKFIMDLGASINLMSLSVCWRIGNLKIAPTRMRLQLINRSITIPYVVVEDVLVKVCQFTFSVDFMIMDIEVDSDIPLMLGRPFMLTAIEKCQLWTWGMTTWR, translated from the coding sequence ATGTGTACAAAATTTCTAAAGGACCTGGTCACAAAAAAGGGCAAATACATCAACAATGAGAGCATCATGGTGGAAGCTTATTGCAGTGCTGTGATTCAAAGGATTCTACCACAAAAGTTCAAAGACCCAGGGAGTGTAGCCATCCCATGTTCTATTGTGGAGGTGTCAGTGGGTAAGTTTATCATGGATTTGGGTGCAAGCATTAATTTGATGTCCCTATCTGTGTGTTGGAGGATTGGAAATCTGAAGATTGCTCCCACTAGGATGAGGCTTCAGCTAATAAATCGTTCTATCACCATACCATATGTTGTAGTTGAAGATGTCCTTGTCAAGGTCTGCCAATTCACTTTTTCGGTGGACTTTATGATTATGGATATAGAAGTGGACTCCGATATTCCTCTGATGCTAGGTCGTCCATTCATGCTTACTGCAATAGAGAAATGTCAGTTGTGGACATGGGGAATGACAACTTGGAGATGA